The following are encoded together in the Planctobacterium marinum genome:
- a CDS encoding aminoglycoside phosphotransferase family protein, with amino-acid sequence MIANQSDEQRLRADALLNWINTQTNLRAEALDMVSGDASFRRYFRFKFEGCSYIAVDAPPEKENNHAFFHIAKRYFDAGVQVPEIKAVDLALGFWVLEDFGDVLLANRFDSKDVQPLYAQALEALRGIQHVMTTDAGTLPAFDDALLDAEFHLFNHWLIEVHLKLGLTDTQWQTIHEAQEAIRRVFKAQPQVGVHRDYHSRNLMVLPDDSIGIIDFQDAVTGPVTYDAVSLLRDCYVVWPDAMVDTLISEWREGHFPQYDAKEFARWFDFVGMQRHIKASGIFCRLCHRDGKQGYLADIPRTLEYVVKFGRRYGETRDFADLVASMVIPAVVSKLAA; translated from the coding sequence ATGATTGCAAATCAATCCGATGAGCAGCGATTAAGAGCTGATGCCTTATTAAACTGGATCAATACCCAAACAAACTTGCGTGCAGAAGCGTTAGATATGGTTTCTGGGGATGCCAGTTTTCGCCGTTATTTCCGTTTTAAATTCGAAGGCTGCAGCTATATCGCAGTAGATGCCCCTCCAGAAAAAGAGAACAATCACGCATTTTTTCACATAGCAAAGCGTTATTTTGATGCTGGTGTGCAAGTGCCTGAGATAAAAGCAGTAGATTTAGCATTGGGTTTTTGGGTACTTGAAGACTTTGGTGACGTGTTGTTAGCCAATCGATTTGACTCTAAAGATGTCCAGCCGTTATATGCGCAGGCTCTCGAAGCGCTGCGCGGTATCCAACACGTGATGACAACCGATGCTGGCACTTTACCCGCCTTTGATGATGCCCTGTTGGATGCTGAATTCCACTTGTTTAATCACTGGCTGATAGAGGTGCATCTCAAACTGGGGTTAACGGACACTCAGTGGCAAACAATCCATGAGGCACAAGAGGCAATTCGCCGCGTGTTTAAAGCTCAGCCTCAGGTTGGTGTGCATCGTGATTATCACTCTCGGAATCTCATGGTATTACCGGACGATTCTATCGGAATCATTGATTTTCAGGATGCGGTTACAGGGCCTGTCACCTATGACGCAGTTTCACTACTCAGGGATTGTTACGTTGTCTGGCCAGATGCCATGGTGGATACGTTGATCAGTGAATGGCGAGAGGGGCATTTCCCGCAATACGACGCCAAAGAGTTTGCCCGGTGGTTTGATTTTGTTGGCATGCAACGACATATCAAAGCCAGTGGCATTTTTTGTCGACTGTGCCATAGGGACGGCAAACAAGGATATCTGGCGGATATCCCTCGTACCTTAGAGTATGTTGTGAAGTTTGGTAGACGCTACGGTGAAACCCGAGATTTTGCTGATCTTGTTGCGTCTATGGTCATTCCTGCTGTGGTCTCAAAACTGGCGGCTTAA
- the murU gene encoding N-acetylmuramate alpha-1-phosphate uridylyltransferase MurU, translating to MIDCAMILAAGRGERMRPLTDILPKPLLPLKGKPLMQYHLEKLAAAGIRKVIVNHAWLGEKIEAAFGNGEAFNLQIIYSAESEALETAGGIVKALPHFAGNPFMVVNGDVYCDIDFTQLCREPLRGLARLVLVDNPEHHPEGDFAVSDGRVAQKCAEQSYTFSGIALYNPEFFAGLKVERMPLAPLIRRHMQNGRVEAELFHGRWCDVGTPERLANLEQELSL from the coding sequence ATGATCGATTGTGCCATGATACTGGCTGCCGGACGTGGCGAGCGGATGCGCCCTTTGACGGATATTTTGCCTAAACCCCTGTTACCCCTCAAGGGCAAGCCTCTAATGCAATATCACCTGGAAAAGTTGGCCGCGGCAGGTATCCGCAAAGTTATTGTTAATCACGCCTGGTTAGGTGAGAAAATCGAAGCTGCGTTTGGCAACGGAGAAGCATTTAATTTGCAAATTATCTACAGTGCTGAAAGTGAAGCACTGGAAACCGCCGGCGGTATTGTAAAGGCTTTACCTCACTTTGCAGGTAATCCTTTTATGGTGGTTAACGGGGATGTCTATTGCGATATAGATTTTACCCAACTTTGCCGGGAGCCGCTGCGAGGTTTAGCGAGATTAGTATTAGTGGATAATCCAGAGCATCATCCCGAGGGGGATTTCGCTGTTTCTGATGGACGGGTAGCGCAAAAATGTGCTGAGCAAAGTTACACTTTTTCCGGTATTGCGCTCTATAACCCGGAATTTTTCGCAGGATTAAAGGTTGAGAGAATGCCGCTTGCCCCTCTCATAAGACGTCACATGCAAAATGGCAGAGTAGAAGCCGAGTTGTTTCATGGCCGTTGGTGCGATGTGGGTACGCCAGAGCGCCTCGCTAATCTTGAACAGGAACTATCATTATGA
- the djlA gene encoding co-chaperone DjlA: protein MNIWGKVLGTLFGAMFAKIPGAILGFIVGHLFDRGYSQDFNQMGGFGRFFVDKDAVKNQAVFFHALFSVLGHVAKADGRVTEAEIQVATQLMDDMNLTGDTRKEAQQAFREGKAADFPVKDILKEFYDSCYGRRDILQIYLEILIQAAYADGRLDPEEQKILLEVAQVLKFQKQELMYLISAFEAELRFRQASAQQAWQQEQARQQQEHRGPGWRPRSKAEQKRSREEREDTGQDDFDEEAYYKRQREQYSRKNYQQRGGYRGRQQSQSTYSYDDRVNDAYRILGVNANTDPKAIKKAYRKLMSEHHPDKLVSKGLPRQALDIAKQKAQDIQAAWELVKKEKGI from the coding sequence ATGAATATTTGGGGCAAGGTGTTAGGCACTTTGTTTGGTGCTATGTTTGCCAAAATACCCGGTGCCATCTTGGGATTCATCGTGGGGCATCTGTTTGACCGTGGCTACAGCCAGGATTTTAATCAGATGGGCGGCTTTGGCCGTTTTTTTGTGGATAAAGACGCAGTAAAAAATCAGGCTGTATTTTTTCACGCATTGTTTTCGGTATTGGGGCATGTCGCCAAGGCTGATGGTCGTGTTACCGAAGCCGAAATTCAAGTGGCCACCCAATTAATGGATGACATGAACCTCACCGGTGATACCCGCAAAGAGGCTCAGCAGGCATTCCGGGAAGGGAAGGCGGCCGACTTTCCGGTAAAAGACATACTGAAAGAGTTTTACGACTCTTGTTATGGTCGCAGAGATATACTGCAAATTTATCTGGAGATCTTGATTCAGGCCGCTTATGCCGATGGGCGTTTAGATCCTGAAGAGCAGAAAATCCTGCTGGAAGTCGCTCAGGTATTAAAATTTCAAAAGCAGGAATTAATGTATTTGATTTCAGCATTTGAAGCAGAGTTGCGTTTCCGTCAGGCTAGCGCGCAACAAGCTTGGCAACAAGAACAAGCTCGCCAACAGCAAGAACATCGCGGACCAGGTTGGCGACCGCGCAGTAAAGCAGAACAAAAGCGCTCCCGTGAAGAGCGAGAAGATACCGGCCAGGATGACTTTGATGAAGAGGCCTATTACAAGCGACAGCGAGAACAGTACTCGCGCAAGAACTATCAGCAAAGGGGCGGCTATCGGGGGCGACAACAATCGCAATCGACATATTCATATGATGACCGCGTCAATGATGCTTACCGAATCTTGGGGGTGAATGCAAATACTGATCCTAAAGCCATCAAAAAAGCTTACCGCAAATTGATGAGCGAACATCATCCAGACAAGCTTGTGTCCAAGGGGTTACCCCGTCAGGCACTGGATATTGCCAAGCAAAAGGCGCAAGACATTCAAGCGGCCTGGGAATTAGTAAAAAAAGAGAAGGGAATTTAA
- a CDS encoding peptidylprolyl isomerase, whose product MFFTSRYLVALLAMISFSISAQSKDGSHIQPDNFYPKVKIETDLGNMTVELDRRRAPITVNNFLRYVEKGSYDNTVFHRIIPGFVVQGGGYDAEFNTLPAFGQIYNESGNGLKNDMYTVAMARGDDPHSANRQFFFNVQDNRSLNPGRNWGYTVFGLVLEGAEVVDKLAEVETAYNMELGWRDVPVENVMLKKVTLLPEPVVAGQ is encoded by the coding sequence ATGTTTTTTACTTCTCGCTATCTGGTAGCCCTCCTGGCCATGATTTCATTCTCAATTTCTGCCCAGAGCAAAGACGGTTCTCACATACAGCCAGATAACTTTTATCCAAAAGTAAAAATCGAAACAGATTTGGGAAATATGACTGTCGAACTGGACCGTCGCAGAGCCCCTATTACCGTCAATAACTTTTTGCGCTATGTGGAAAAAGGCAGCTATGACAATACCGTTTTTCATCGCATCATTCCGGGGTTTGTAGTGCAAGGAGGCGGTTATGATGCAGAGTTCAATACACTGCCGGCCTTTGGACAAATCTACAATGAATCCGGAAATGGCCTGAAAAACGACATGTACACCGTGGCCATGGCAAGAGGCGACGACCCACACTCCGCGAACCGTCAATTCTTCTTTAACGTACAAGACAACAGGTCCTTAAATCCGGGGCGCAATTGGGGCTACACGGTTTTCGGTCTGGTATTAGAAGGCGCAGAAGTAGTAGATAAACTTGCTGAGGTAGAAACTGCCTACAATATGGAGTTAGGCTGGCGAGATGTGCCTGTGGAGAATGTCATGCTGAAGAAGGTCACTTTATTGCCAGAGCCTGTTGTAGCTGGTCAATAA
- a CDS encoding methyltransferase encodes MRTELSIQDKRWQLHRYPPEQQHVSLQAWDAADEYIYQYLQENPELQMQQTAVLNDDFGALACMLPTQICAWYSDSKVAALAMQQNWHKNVQSTPEFSVHNNLSDLPDNTTQAILKLPKNNSFLAEQLITLRALLPKGALVITAGKANQIQKSTLALFEKHLGSTHTSLAVKKARLIFTRVNKTLSSQSKFPLRWPVENSGLQIANLANVFSSTSLDIGARFLLEHLPDCQNKQILDLGCGNGVLSVHAAQQKPAKIHCVDESAMAVASAQLTLQANFPAIPAAFFHSNSLEQVPVEQLDVILCNPPFHQQNTITDHIAWQMFNDAKKALKKGGELRIVGNRHLNYHEKLKRLFGGCKVVASNRKFVILSSIKR; translated from the coding sequence ATGAGAACAGAGTTAAGTATACAGGATAAACGCTGGCAACTTCACCGCTACCCGCCAGAGCAACAGCACGTCAGTCTACAAGCCTGGGATGCTGCAGATGAATACATCTATCAATATCTACAAGAGAACCCTGAACTGCAAATGCAACAAACTGCCGTCCTTAACGATGACTTTGGTGCCCTGGCCTGTATGTTGCCGACGCAAATCTGTGCCTGGTATTCCGACTCCAAAGTCGCTGCACTGGCCATGCAGCAAAACTGGCATAAAAACGTCCAAAGTACTCCTGAATTTAGCGTTCACAATAATTTGTCTGACTTACCCGATAACACCACACAAGCGATTTTGAAGTTACCTAAAAACAATAGTTTTTTGGCAGAGCAGTTAATCACCTTAAGAGCGCTATTACCCAAAGGTGCACTGGTGATCACCGCCGGCAAAGCAAATCAAATTCAAAAGTCTACTCTTGCCCTATTTGAAAAACACCTCGGATCTACGCATACCTCTCTGGCGGTAAAAAAAGCACGGCTGATCTTTACTCGTGTTAACAAAACCCTCTCCAGCCAATCAAAATTTCCGCTGCGCTGGCCAGTTGAAAACTCAGGGCTACAAATAGCAAACCTGGCTAATGTTTTTTCATCAACATCATTGGATATCGGTGCGCGATTTTTACTGGAACACCTACCCGATTGCCAAAACAAGCAGATATTAGATCTCGGCTGCGGTAACGGCGTACTGTCGGTACATGCAGCTCAGCAAAAGCCAGCCAAAATACACTGTGTGGATGAGTCAGCAATGGCAGTGGCATCGGCACAGCTCACACTGCAAGCAAACTTCCCTGCAATACCCGCTGCCTTTTTTCATTCCAACAGTTTGGAACAGGTTCCGGTAGAGCAACTTGATGTGATCTTGTGCAATCCGCCGTTTCATCAGCAAAACACCATCACTGATCACATTGCCTGGCAAATGTTTAATGACGCCAAAAAAGCCCTGAAAAAAGGTGGTGAGCTGCGTATCGTGGGCAACCGTCATCTTAATTACCACGAAAAACTAAAACGCTTGTTTGGTGGCTGCAAAGTAGTTGCAAGCAATCGCAAATTCGTTATTTTAAGTAGCATCAAACGATAA
- a CDS encoding alpha-ketoglutarate-dependent dioxygenase AlkB family protein, producing MKQFDLFSGDSPGKGTQYKSTTESSNADVFEGAVSNQVTKRNRRRLLPDINAFFDGELHYFPDFLNRGEADALFAVLRSQLQWQPDQVKVYGKWHTIPRLQAWYGNPESHYSYSGKTLNPLPPTPELEVLRKACGEIAQVEFNSVLANLYRNGADCMGMHSDDEPELGEQPAIASVTLGATRRFDLVHKTEPVKLQLPLQSGSLLLMCGDTQKHWQHGIARTKQPVGERINLTFRRVVKR from the coding sequence ATGAAGCAATTTGACTTGTTCTCTGGCGACTCTCCTGGAAAAGGGACGCAGTACAAGTCTACCACAGAATCATCAAATGCAGATGTATTCGAGGGCGCTGTTTCGAATCAAGTAACAAAGCGCAATCGGCGACGTTTATTGCCGGATATTAATGCTTTTTTTGACGGTGAGTTGCATTACTTCCCTGATTTCCTCAATCGCGGTGAGGCGGATGCGTTGTTTGCAGTGTTGCGCTCGCAACTGCAATGGCAACCAGACCAGGTCAAAGTCTATGGTAAATGGCATACCATTCCCAGGCTGCAAGCTTGGTATGGCAATCCTGAGAGTCACTACAGCTATTCGGGGAAAACACTCAATCCGTTGCCGCCCACGCCTGAGCTGGAAGTTTTGCGCAAAGCCTGTGGCGAGATTGCCCAAGTTGAGTTTAACAGTGTGTTGGCTAACTTGTATCGCAACGGTGCAGATTGTATGGGCATGCACAGTGATGATGAGCCTGAACTGGGAGAGCAGCCGGCTATTGCTTCTGTCACTTTGGGGGCTACCCGCCGATTTGACCTGGTGCATAAGACTGAACCTGTCAAATTACAGTTGCCGTTGCAGTCGGGTAGTTTGTTGTTAATGTGTGGAGACACTCAAAAGCATTGGCAGCATGGTATCGCCCGTACTAAGCAGCCTGTGGGGGAGCGCATCAATTTGACCTTTCGCAGGGTTGTAAAACGTTAG
- a CDS encoding BolA/IbaG family iron-sulfur metabolism protein: MNIQNTIEDKLTEHFAPEFLEVINESSQHNVPIGSETHFKVVLVTPRFAGQRLLHRHKDVNKVLKDEIENHIHALALHTYTDQEWERLYGDAPDSPACLGGAGRKVS, translated from the coding sequence GTGAACATTCAAAACACAATAGAAGACAAGTTAACGGAGCATTTCGCACCAGAGTTTCTTGAGGTTATTAACGAGAGTTCTCAGCATAACGTGCCTATTGGCTCAGAGACCCACTTCAAAGTGGTGCTGGTAACCCCGCGTTTTGCAGGGCAGCGTTTGCTGCACCGGCATAAAGACGTGAACAAGGTACTCAAAGACGAAATCGAAAACCACATTCACGCGCTTGCGCTGCATACCTATACTGATCAGGAGTGGGAGCGTTTATACGGCGATGCGCCAGACTCGCCAGCTTGTTTGGGTGGGGCCGGACGCAAGGTTTCCTGA
- a CDS encoding TRAP transporter small permease subunit, whose product MSDKFSQFIDRFHARLCHLVSLFTLIMTALTFLIVVLRYGFDMGWVAMQESVMYLHAAIFMLGAAHTLKLDEHVRVDVFYRNYSPRNKARVNFFGGLVFLLPLTGFIFIMSWSYVLKSWQLLEASQAAGGLPTLFLLKTFILLFAATLFLQGISEVLKNANLALKGE is encoded by the coding sequence ATGTCGGACAAATTCAGCCAATTTATTGATAGATTCCACGCCAGGTTGTGTCATCTGGTCAGCCTTTTCACTCTTATTATGACCGCTCTGACATTTCTGATTGTGGTGCTCAGGTATGGCTTTGACATGGGCTGGGTCGCCATGCAGGAATCGGTTATGTATCTGCATGCGGCAATTTTTATGCTGGGTGCCGCCCACACCCTCAAGCTGGATGAACACGTACGAGTGGATGTGTTTTACCGCAATTATTCACCCAGGAATAAGGCCCGAGTCAATTTTTTTGGTGGTTTGGTGTTTTTACTGCCGTTGACCGGATTCATTTTCATCATGAGTTGGAGTTATGTGCTCAAGTCCTGGCAGCTGTTGGAAGCATCACAAGCGGCTGGTGGTTTGCCAACGTTGTTCTTGCTGAAGACTTTTATCCTGCTGTTTGCTGCAACGCTGTTTTTACAGGGAATTTCTGAAGTACTTAAAAATGCCAATTTAGCTTTGAAGGGAGAGTAA
- a CDS encoding TRAP transporter large permease subunit, whose protein sequence is MEWMALLLFLCVCGTLLLGYPVALTLAGTSLIFAGIGVLTGTFETSYLNALPSRLFGIINNQTLLAVPLFVLMGIVLEKSKVAEDLLTAMASLFGNFRSGLVLSVIFVGMLLAASTGIVGATVVTMGLLSLPAMLKKGYPQSLACGSICATGTLGQIIPPSIALVLLGDVLSGAYQQAQLNMGNFSPDSVSVGDLFVGAIVPGLLLVALYALYVLIFTPKLEANESHDTQEDNTTSVFGALFPPLMLIILVLGSILAGFATPTEAAGVGATGAILLAFAQQKMDWTRLQAAALDTTKVTAMIFMILIGASIFSLIFRGFGGEEMIHRFFERLPGGEFGAILMVMAIIFVLGFILDFIEITFVVVPLVAPVLFMMGVDPIWLGIMIAVNLQTSFLTPPFGFALFYLRGVAPPSVQTMQIYKGVAPFVLIQLGLLIMMAIWPEIITWLPDTIYG, encoded by the coding sequence ATGGAATGGATGGCATTACTTCTGTTTTTGTGCGTGTGTGGCACACTGTTATTAGGATACCCGGTGGCATTAACCTTGGCAGGTACTTCGTTGATTTTCGCTGGGATTGGTGTGTTAACGGGTACCTTTGAAACGTCTTATCTCAATGCTTTGCCGTCTCGTTTGTTTGGTATTATTAACAATCAAACTCTGTTGGCGGTACCGCTTTTTGTACTGATGGGCATTGTATTGGAAAAATCCAAAGTGGCCGAAGATTTGCTCACCGCGATGGCCAGCTTATTCGGCAATTTTCGTTCAGGATTAGTGTTATCGGTTATTTTTGTGGGTATGTTACTCGCTGCCAGTACCGGAATTGTCGGCGCCACCGTGGTGACTATGGGCTTATTGTCGTTGCCGGCGATGCTGAAAAAAGGCTATCCGCAATCGCTAGCCTGCGGCAGCATCTGTGCTACAGGTACGTTGGGGCAAATCATTCCTCCTTCCATCGCATTGGTATTGCTGGGTGATGTACTTTCCGGTGCTTATCAGCAAGCACAATTAAATATGGGCAACTTCTCACCCGATTCGGTTTCGGTGGGCGATTTATTTGTAGGTGCTATCGTTCCTGGGTTGTTGCTGGTGGCTTTGTATGCCCTGTATGTACTGATTTTCACGCCTAAGTTAGAAGCAAACGAATCACATGACACTCAGGAAGACAATACAACTAGTGTGTTTGGCGCCTTGTTCCCGCCATTAATGCTGATTATTTTAGTGCTTGGTTCTATTTTGGCTGGTTTTGCGACACCAACGGAAGCCGCAGGCGTCGGCGCTACAGGCGCTATTTTGCTGGCTTTTGCTCAGCAAAAAATGGACTGGACGCGTTTACAGGCCGCTGCATTAGATACCACCAAAGTAACAGCCATGATCTTTATGATATTAATTGGTGCTTCCATATTTTCTTTGATTTTCAGAGGTTTCGGTGGCGAAGAAATGATCCATCGTTTTTTTGAGCGCTTACCCGGTGGTGAATTTGGTGCCATTTTAATGGTGATGGCCATTATCTTTGTACTGGGTTTTATTCTGGATTTTATCGAAATTACCTTCGTTGTCGTACCTCTGGTCGCCCCTGTATTGTTTATGATGGGAGTCGATCCCATTTGGCTGGGTATCATGATAGCGGTGAATTTACAGACTTCGTTTTTAACGCCCCCGTTTGGCTTTGCACTGTTTTATTTAAGAGGTGTTGCGCCGCCCTCCGTGCAAACTATGCAAATTTACAAAGGGGTCGCACCCTTTGTTCTGATTCAGTTAGGCTTGCTGATCATGATGGCCATTTGGCCGGAAATTATTACCTGGTTACCTGACACCATTTACGGATAG
- a CDS encoding TRAP transporter substrate-binding protein — protein MKALKIGLVIALSALLMSCSESSTQDSSQSQAVQQTFEWKLVTSWPKNFPGLGKGPETFAQMVNQMSGGRLKLRVYGAGEIVPGFEVFDAVAEGTAQIGHSGPYYWKGKAPAAQIFTGVPFGMNAQEMNGWLHYGGGLELWRELYKPFGLIPFAGGNTGTQMAGWFKKEINSVEDLKGLKMRIPGLGAEVLRRVGGVPVTLTGGELFTSLQTGAIDATEWVGPYNDLAFGLHKAADFYYAFGWHETGTTLEFIVNEQAYNQLPADLQKIVEVATRAVNQGMLDEYTARNNAALQTLLNTHGVDLRQLPDDVIASLKQATEQVLAEQSAADAQFAKIYAQYQKFQQEVANFHGITEARLYQSRD, from the coding sequence ATGAAAGCACTTAAAATAGGTTTGGTGATTGCTCTGTCAGCTTTGCTGATGAGCTGTTCAGAATCATCCACTCAAGATTCATCACAATCGCAGGCGGTTCAGCAGACCTTTGAATGGAAACTGGTAACCAGTTGGCCCAAGAACTTCCCGGGACTGGGTAAAGGCCCTGAAACCTTTGCGCAAATGGTCAATCAGATGTCAGGTGGCAGGCTGAAATTGCGAGTTTATGGTGCTGGTGAAATTGTTCCCGGATTTGAAGTTTTTGATGCCGTTGCCGAAGGCACCGCACAAATTGGCCACTCTGGTCCTTACTATTGGAAAGGCAAAGCACCTGCGGCGCAAATCTTCACTGGTGTGCCGTTTGGCATGAATGCTCAGGAGATGAATGGCTGGTTGCATTATGGCGGTGGACTTGAGTTGTGGCGCGAACTTTATAAGCCTTTTGGTCTAATTCCCTTCGCCGGCGGCAATACTGGCACCCAGATGGCGGGCTGGTTTAAAAAAGAGATTAACTCTGTCGAAGATTTGAAAGGTTTGAAAATGCGTATTCCCGGCTTGGGCGCAGAGGTGTTGAGACGCGTAGGAGGGGTACCTGTGACATTGACTGGTGGTGAGCTATTTACGTCTCTTCAAACTGGTGCCATTGATGCCACTGAATGGGTGGGGCCCTACAACGACTTAGCGTTTGGGTTACACAAAGCTGCTGACTTTTATTATGCATTTGGTTGGCACGAAACGGGTACAACACTGGAATTTATCGTCAATGAGCAGGCCTACAATCAACTGCCCGCAGATCTACAAAAAATTGTGGAAGTAGCCACCAGAGCCGTGAACCAGGGCATGTTGGATGAATATACAGCGCGTAATAATGCCGCTTTGCAAACACTGTTAAACACCCACGGTGTAGATTTACGTCAATTGCCTGATGATGTTATTGCGTCCCTGAAACAAGCCACAGAACAAGTACTGGCTGAGCAGTCGGCAGCAGATGCGCAGTTTGCCAAAATCTATGCTCAGTACCAGAAGTTTCAGCAGGAAGTGGCCAATTTTCATGGCATTACTGAAGCGCGCTTATACCAGAGTCGTGATTAG
- the fabV gene encoding enoyl-ACP reductase FabV: protein MVIQPKIRGFICTNAHPAGCAHNVSTQIDYVKAQSHSDEGPKNVLVLGCSTGYGLASRIVSAFGYGAKTLGVCFEKAPTEKKTGTAGWYNTAAFHQQAEGAGLYHKTLNGDAFSKEMKAEVIEAIKQDLGQVDLVIYSLASPRRTDPETGEVYKSVLKPVGQSYTTKTYDTDKDLVHEVSLEPASEEDIQNTVKVMGGEDWELWLDALAEAGVLAQNCKTTAYTYIGKELTWPIYGHATIGKAKEDLDRAVKAIESKQASLNVKAYVSSLKALVTQASSAIPVMPLYISLIYKVMKQEGTHEGCIEQIDGLFRLLLQDAPEVDEANRLRMDGKETNDATQAKIKELWQQVTQDNFHQLSDYAGYHQEFLHLFGFGFDGVDYEADVSPLADW, encoded by the coding sequence ATGGTAATCCAACCTAAAATTCGTGGTTTTATCTGTACTAATGCGCATCCCGCTGGCTGCGCTCACAATGTCAGCACGCAAATTGATTATGTAAAGGCTCAATCCCATTCAGATGAAGGGCCAAAAAATGTTTTAGTTTTAGGCTGCTCTACCGGATACGGATTGGCTTCGAGAATCGTGTCGGCCTTTGGTTATGGTGCTAAAACCTTAGGTGTTTGTTTCGAAAAAGCGCCAACCGAGAAAAAGACGGGTACCGCGGGTTGGTACAATACCGCTGCCTTCCATCAACAGGCAGAAGGGGCGGGGCTTTATCATAAAACCTTAAATGGCGATGCGTTTTCTAAAGAAATGAAAGCAGAAGTCATCGAAGCGATTAAGCAAGATCTGGGGCAAGTTGACCTGGTAATCTATAGCCTGGCATCTCCTCGTCGTACTGATCCTGAAACGGGTGAAGTCTATAAGTCCGTGCTTAAGCCCGTTGGCCAAAGCTACACCACTAAAACCTATGATACCGATAAAGACCTGGTGCATGAAGTTTCACTTGAGCCTGCTTCAGAAGAAGATATTCAAAATACCGTTAAAGTAATGGGTGGTGAAGATTGGGAATTGTGGTTAGATGCTTTAGCTGAGGCGGGCGTATTAGCGCAAAATTGCAAAACCACCGCTTATACTTATATCGGTAAAGAGTTGACCTGGCCTATTTACGGTCACGCGACTATTGGTAAAGCCAAAGAAGACCTGGATCGCGCGGTTAAGGCGATTGAGTCTAAACAGGCTAGCCTGAATGTAAAAGCCTATGTTTCGTCATTAAAAGCGCTGGTAACTCAGGCTTCCTCTGCAATTCCAGTGATGCCGCTATACATTTCTTTGATATATAAAGTGATGAAGCAAGAAGGCACTCACGAGGGCTGTATCGAGCAAATCGATGGTTTGTTCCGTTTGTTACTGCAAGATGCTCCGGAAGTAGATGAAGCCAACCGATTGCGCATGGATGGCAAAGAAACCAACGATGCTACGCAAGCTAAGATCAAGGAGCTTTGGCAGCAAGTGACACAAGACAACTTCCATCAATTGAGCGACTACGCTGGTTACCATCAAGAATTCTTACACTTGTTTGGCTTTGGTTTTGACGGTGTTGATTACGAAGCCGATGTCAGCCCGCTGGCAGATTGGTAA